Genomic window (Kwoniella botswanensis chromosome 1, complete sequence):
GGACATCGTTCTTCCGAATTATCTTGTGTTTGGGCTTGATCAAGCTTGCTTGATATGtctttgatcaacttgagCAGGTTGGAGTCAGTTTGCTCCTCGGACAGCTGGTTGGCTGTTTTGAGCAGTTGGCATATGAATTGACGATCCAGGTTGCCCAGGCTTTGATGTTGTAGTGCGGTTGTTGCCCATTTCAAGAGAACATCGATCAGACGGGTGGTTATCGACCGTAACACGGTTGCTGCGACTCGCTGAAAATCGGTCGCTTCGGATGAGAAATGACTCTGCAATTTGTGAGATGTCAGCTTCAGATCACGGATATAATGACCTCCTCCGGAAGCTTACCTCGCACCATGATGATAGAACGTATGCAAGTCTAAGCTGATCCAATGGTTTCTGACCCCAGAAACCATCAATCAGGCCTGCTTGATCAACTTGACGTGCCTGTGTCTCGGCAGTCAACATTGAAGAAGTCAAGCTCAGCAGATCCTCCATTAGGGTTTCTGAGTCCTTCATACTAAGGATGTGTAAGAGGTACGGTATCAACACCTTGCCAGAGGTCGTATGTAACACTATGAGGTATAATATAAGCTTGACGAGCATCCTATGTAAACTGTTTGGAATTTCACATACGGTTCGGAGGGTCTGCTAACGCCCTACGCAAAGCTTCTATGACTGTTTCGTCCGGTGTTGGACCTGCCTTTCCCATGCTTCCAAGTACAAAAGTCACTGATCGTTTGCCTTCCGTTGCATTATCGAGATTATGGAAACTTGTTGGTCTATAATCTCACAACGATCACATTAAGTCTTCGCTCAGGGTATACTGAAGGGTATATGAGAAGACTCACTCAGTCACCCAAGATCCTACACTGCCCCAGCCCAGACTTGTCCATCCAGCAGTATTTGCCGTCCATCCTTCGGGCTGTAATTGCACTGTTCTAAACCTAACTCTAATCAACGGGTCGATCGACAGATGATCTTCGAACATATCTCGAAGTGCAAGCGCGGTACGAAGAGAGTCGTGAGGGTGGGCCAGCGTTGGTGAAGTGGTGAAATCGGTAAGAAGATGGGTAGTTAGCGAGgataagatgatgatcaacgtaTCACGGTTAATACGATTTATGCCTGCAAGACTACCATCAGCTCTGGTTGAGCATATGTTGTCTTTAGCTGGATGACACACCGATACATGGTCCTAAGCCATTTGCTCCTGCCCAGTTCCCCACTCTGTCCAACCTCAAGGATAATGTTCCACTCCAGTGGACAGTCTGATTTCCTTCCGGAGCGAAGATATGTATAGTCCCGGATTTGGTCCATATCAAGGCATCCTACAGAGACTGTCAGGATTCGCGTCCCTGCTTTGGCATTTTCATGACTCACGTCAATCCATCTGATGGACGTTATATGTCGTTTATCACCTCGATCTATCATCACTATCGGAGCTTGTATTTCTAGAGCCCACTTCTTCGGGTTTGCCTGATCAATCTGCGCTCTCCGCTGCACGATCAAGACTTCTACTGAGCCGTTCGTGAGAGCAAGCGCAAGGTGTGCTTCGTCTGAGTATAAAGAATTGATCAACTTGGCATTTTCAAGTGGCGTTACAGATTAGCTTACAAGTCTGATCATCCAGTATCCTCCACTTGGACCAAGCCATATCCGTGACCCATCCCCCCTGTTCACATATCTGGACAAACTGAATTTGATGGAACCTCTTTTCAAGCCCGTAGCTGTATTCTGAATGAGCTCGCCGTTACTTCAGAAGATCGcatcccaactcacctccaaaaTGAGATGCGTCCAGCTCTATTACTCAATGCTAATAAACTACCATCTACACCTATCATGGACGGTAATGGAAGGTGCGACGACCATTGAGCACCTGTATTTCGATACACACATTCGGTCAGTCTCCACGTTCTCGTCGAAAGCCAAGAGACAACTTACAAATAGTGCGCATTTCCAACATTCCTTCTACACTCAATCCATCTGATAACGCTTCAGGCGGTAAGGAGCCTCTCATTATCGATGTCAAGTCTGCTATCTGCGTGGAGATACGAACCAGCTTTAGTGATGTTTTATACAACATGAAACTGGATTGTAGTACAGAAGTTCACTCACTTCATCCCATTGTTTGGTATACGGGTCATTCCTCGGCGCATAAACTGAGACTTGCATCGCACTATTGACAACCACAAGGAGCGATCTATACGAAGTTCGGACAGCTATCAGCTGATCGTTTGATCCTCTCAAATAAGATCCTTTAATCGAGGAGAGCCGCCTCACCCTCCAAGATCGCTTAAGCCGGAAGGTGACCAGATAGATTGTCTAGTCGTAACTTCCTTTTCACTTATCACAGACGTGATCTCATCTGTCGTAGGCCCAAGTCCAATCAGTCAGCTGGAATCTAATTAAGGAGAAGATAGATCCGCAGACTCACCGCCTACGTCATCCCATCCATACACATCATCTCTTTTCCTACTAGTATCGACTTCTACGCCAGTATTCCAAAATTTGATTTCACCTTTTCTCGGTCTTCTCACCttcgtttcttttcctttaccctTTCCGCCATCTTTGGAGGGTAAGGGAGTTTCATCATAATTATctaaaccatcttcatcagatagGTTATCATCCACTACGAACGCTGCTGATGCTGCGCGTCGTTTCTCATTGTTTATGGCAGAAGAGGGGTTTTCAAGTGATAGAGATGGGTCGACGAGTGTAGGTGGGGGTGCGAATGTAGTGGTCAAGTGAGGAGTCTACATATTCACTTCAGTTTCAGTAAGTAATCGGGCGGCAATTGTGAAGTGCATACTCACAAGTATATTGACGCCCTTCTTAGTGACGAAGAGACACTGTCCATCATCGTTCCATGAGACATTATGATGTGAGGTCGAGGGGATAATCCCAGGGAATATACGTGATGTAAGGATGGTCGGAGGGATGTCGTAGTTGTCGATCGTCATCGTGAGTACGATTGTAGTACCGTCATATGCAGCTCATCACCTGGAATAAGTTCGTAGGCACTGAGAGGGTCTGGTATGTATAAGGGGTAAGTcggagaggagaagaagaggaggaggagaagtcgTATTAACATTTGTGTAAACATTGGATTTCGCGAGTtcaatcaacctccactttccaATATGACAACATTCATCAGGCTCCTATACCTGAGAACACGCAACTCCAGGAGAACACGGTGTTATAAACCCTTATAAATGCATTGAAAATGTATATAAATaaaaaaaagagaaaaaggagaagaagaagaggggacGAGGAAGGATATGTCTCCGCTTTTAAAGCGTAGTCTAATTCTAATTAATCAATTTATCATACCAATGCCAAACTCAACACGAATCTCTCGTTCTCCGCCAAATCTTCTgaatctttcgatctcttctCCGTCTCTATGATTTCTTTATCATTTGATTTCTGAGACAGCTCCACGGGGACATTACCTAAAGTCTTTAAGAGGTATTCTTCCTGTTGGGCAATAGCGGGTTTCAGATAATCCTGTTCGTTCTCATCAACTGTATAGTAAATTTCGACTTTGTCGGAAGGTTTCAATCCAGCTTCTTTTCTTAACTTGTTCACTCTTGATGTAAGAGATCGAAGTAAAGCCAAGGTCTCCAATTCGGGATGTCGCTGAATATCCAATACGATAATCACATCGTTATCCGATGCAGTATCGAATTTGTTGTCTTCCGAATTGACCTCGGCGAATCGAGTGACAAtcagatcaccttcaacaaGTTCTACCCCATTCACCGATACTTTACCCTCGTTGACATATTGTTTACATTCCTCAGTTGTCATCTTGGGTAAATGTGATCTGACCTTTCCTAGATCCTTTCTCAATTTCTTACCTAACGTAGGCCAGTCTGCCGTAGCTCGGTATTTGATGCCCGTCTTCGACTCGTCTGTTGTGTAGACGATGTTGACTACGTTGAGTTCTGCTGCGATATACGATTCGAGCGATTTGACATCATCCAGGTATTCTTGATCgtggtggaagatgacaAGCTCCTTCAATGGGATCTTGACCTTCAATGTCTTTCGATCTCGAATCAATCGACCGAGATCGATGACTGCTCGCATTCGTTTCACTTGTCTTTCAATGACCAGGTCGAAGTATTCTTGTCGGACAGatgggaagggaaggaaatGAATGGATCGGACGTCTTGGCTGGTATCTTTAGGCGCGGGAGAAGTGGGTCGAAGGGCTTGGTAGACTGTTTCACTGGTGAATGGGGTGAATGAGGACTGAGAGGGCGAATCACATTAGCTAATTATGCGGTTGAAGGTAACTAATCCCGCTCACCATAGTCAAACATAAGGTGTACAAGGCCTCATACAAAGTGTTCAATGCCGCTCGGGTATCTTCAACACCACCGATACCCTTCAATCTTGTTCGGTTGAATCGGATGTACCAGTTGGTCAAATCGGCAATGAAGTCAAGCAATCGTGGGATGACGGTGTAAAGTCGGTAAGCTATGTGGGAGTAGATATCAGCAATCTGTCCTCTCTGTGACGCGACTgcgatgactcacctcccatcTCAGTATCGACATGCTGGATCAGAGTCTGACAAGTAGCCAAAATCCATCGATCCATAACattagatgatttgggtgCATCATGATCATAGACAAACTTCTCTCCAGTAGTTCGTTCGAAGAGTTCAGCTTGTCCGAGATAGAAATTGAGGGAGTTGATCCATTTGAGAATGACGTTGGCCAAGATCTCTCgtacaccttcttctctgaatCTCAGGTTATCGGCTCTCACTACGGGCGAGTTGACCAAGAACAATCTAACACAATCGGCACCGTATTTGTTGACTACTTCCATAGGATCAGGGTAGTTCTTGAGCTTCTTGGACATTTTCTTTCCGTCACTATAGACAACAAcatgattgatcagcttcggTATCTACGTGTAGCATATATAGCTGACTCACGCAGCCAACACAAGACCAGTGACGATTAAATTCTTCCATGGAGCGGTATCGTAAAGGTGAGTACCAAGTACCAACAAGGTGTAGAACCAACCTCGAGTTTGGTCGATACCTTCAGAGACGAAATCGGCAGGGTAAGATTTCTGGAACCGATCTTGATTTTCGAACGGATAGTGAGATTGGGCGTAAGGCATCGATCCAGATTCGAACCAACAGTCGAACACTTCCTCGATTCTTCTCaatttacctttaccttgtTGCGAGGGGATTTCGATATTATCGATACTTTCTCTGTGCAGGTCTTTGATGCCAGTCACGCCGGAAAGCTTTTCGAGCTCAGCGATGGAACTGACAGCGACGATTTCTTCGTAGTCCTCGCTGACCCAGAGGGGGATAGGTGTACCCCAATATCTATTTCTCGAGATGTTCCAATCTCGTGCATTCCTGATCCATCCTCCGAATCTACCTTCACCGACGTTGGCAGGTACCCATCGGGTCTTCTCGTTGTTTGAAACGAGCTTGTCTGAGATGTTAGCTACTCGTACGAACCAAGATGGAATAGCCCGGTAGATGAGTGGTGTACCGGATCTCCAACAGAAGGGGTAAGAGTGCATGATATCGGATCGGACAATGAGTCGTCCTTTCTTCTGGAGctctttgatgatgattgggtCGGCTTCCTACTCGGACAGCTTAGTGGGACATTACACAGATTGAAGGAAAAaaacactcactttgacGTGCTTGCCCTGGTACTCTGGGACCTCGGCTGTGAATTTACCAGATTCATCGATGGGACAAGGAGGAATTTCATCATCTCGGACAACGTTATGCGCCACAGCGATTCTGTGATCGTCTTCTCCGAAAGCAGGAGCTTGGTGTACGATACCAGTACCTGAAGTGTCGGTAACATAGGTGTCGGAAAGAACTCTGAATGCTCGGTCCTCGTACTGtgattggaattggatatGTTAGCCGCCACCTCATGTGAACATGAATGCACGATAATacgacaactcacttgttcCGTAAAATGATCGAACATTGGGATGTATCTCCATCCAACCATATCTTTTCCTACGAACTGACCGACCTTCTTGAACTTGGGTTTCgcatctttatctttcttagcatccttctttcctccagcTAATTCCTTGTACACTGTACCGAGAAGTGATTCGAGAAGGATAAAATTCTGATCACGCTCGTAATCGTAGATTTTGATGTATGTGAAATCGGGGTGAACACAGAGCCCAAGATTGGAAGGAAGAGTGTAAGGTGTGGTGGTCCATGCGAGAAGAGATGTGGAGGGGTCATCAACGAGAGGAAAGGTGACGGTAACTGTAGTATTGAATCATCGTCAGAATGATCACACTCATGGAAATACAGTCGTGCGAGATcgatgactcaccagcaGGATCAGAAGTCATCCTATAATCTTCTCCAGCCTCGAAATTACTTAGAGGGGTAGTACATCCCGTCGAGTAAGGCATGACTCTTAATCCTCTGTATACTTGACCTTTCTGCCATAACTGTCCGAATACCCACCAGACACTTTCCATAAAAGTTGGATCAAGCGTTTTGTATCCGGTATCAAAGTCAATCCATCTACCCATCCTCTCTACTGTCGATTTCCATTCCCCTGAATATCTCATGACAATCTCTCTACATGCTGCATTGTACTTGTCGATACCCATCGCCATgacatcttcttttcctttgaTGTTGAGGGTTTTGTCAATTTCATGTTCTACTGGAAGACCGTGCGTATCCCATCCGAATCGTCTTTCGACATGATGTCCTGTAGAATGAGCATGTCGAGTGACAATATCCTATCACCAGAACAGCATGTCAGTGAATAGCTCCTGCCATTGAAAAGTGGAATCTagtccaactcacctttatgGTACCAGCGAGTAAATGTCCATAATGGGGTTTACCAGTAGCGAAAGGGGGACCGTCATAGAAACTGTATTCTGGTTTTCCTTCAGACAATTTCTGAGAAGTCTTGAAAGCATCGATATCTGTCCAGTATTTCAATACATTCTCTTCTGTTTTGGGGATACTGATGGGTTTGGAAGCTAGCAGGGATATGATGGTCAGCTCAAAAAGTCCCACTACACATCTGATGACAAAGGGTCAATTGGGCTACTTACGGTCGTGAGCTGGGAATGACATTTTGCTCCTTATCTATTTTGAGTATTGAATGAGAGCAAAtggagctgatgagattgataaagAAGTTCTGACACCCTGGCCACCAGTGATTGACGCTCTGACTAAGCTACAATCTGTACGAGCTGAAACTGAGTCGAGTTGAGTCGGAATCTACGACGGATTACTGGTCCTTTCGTCGGCTATGTACTTGTGTTCGCAGGTTTTTGAGTCGAGATCCGGCAGGAACGGCGGATGACCGGAAGTCGTACAGCGAGAGGAGATGTACTGTCAATGATATATAGCTTCAAGCTACTGGTCAATAGGATTCATGCTGTCGTATATAGGTTGTCCTCACCGACTTTTTAATCTCTACTCGAGTACTTGCTGCTCACTCACTCTGCTACTCGACCTTACTTTCAATTCAGGAATAGGTGGACATGTCCGCTTCTTACTCACAGCTCAGTATGATCCCGGCATTTATCGGCGATACCCTGATACGCTATCTAGTCAACCATCGGTGGCAACGATGAACCCTTCTACCTCCACTTGAGGATTCAAGATTTCTGACGATTTCAACAATTGACAGTCAATCCAACAACAATACGATCGATGTCACTATCACAATAGCAGTCACGTATAAATCCGCAACGAGTTCGTCAACAAGGTATCTAGTACGGGTCATCAATTAGATAGAAAATCTACAAGACCGAAATCGAGTCGCCTGCATACCTCAGCCGATATAATCACCATATATGCCTCGAAGGTTCACTTCACTCCCATCACATCCATCGAATGATTGAATGTTGTTGAACTACTTCCTCATACTTCAAATTTACCTCATAGAACGATAATATACCATTGATATCCATTGGTTATGTCGCGAACGACCAGTGCTGGACCTTCAAGAGGTACCACTCCCATACCATCCACTTACGCTCCATCAAGCTTCACACCATTACCCCGATCGTTATTAGCAGGAACTGGAATCAGATTTTCACCCACTCCACCTCCTGAAGCTGGACCTAGCAGATCAACACCACCAAGGGCGAACGAAATCGAACCTGgagagatcaaagagaatGTAGTAGGAGCAGATATATTCATTGATGAGATACCTCAGATATCACCCTCTTTACCCGGTACTTCCAATGCTCAAGAAGATCCAGCGCTTTCGTCAAGCGATCACTTTCAACCACCTGGATTATTCAGTACAAGCATGATGCCTTCTCTTAGCACCAGCAAGAAAGGTGTGAATGCGGAATTGCAGAAACCGAATGATGTCAATTCGAAGagtaaagggaaagaaaaagcgaaagtggaggatgagCTAGCGGAATCTTCCTTGTTGCTACCTTCGCATGTACTGGTAGACTCAACATCACCGTCGAAGATGCAGACCGATCAgggggatgatgatagggTAGATCAGGGGGATAATGAAGATATGATGGAAGGTTTATATttcgtcgatgatgatataagcaaggtgagttataatGCTCGTCGCGAACGAATCCATATATCACTGATAGCTCACTCAACGTAAAACTCATGTCGCAGGGCTCAAAGAGGTACTTCGATGCCGAGGATGATGGACcaaaagaggtagaagctACTTTCCTAGCTACGGCGGATCAGAGTAAGATCTGTCAGAACTGTAAGCGGCCAGGACATAGGAGTAAAGATTGTAAACACATAATAGTGAGTACCGATGATGTCCACGCTACATACCCTTTACTCTTCGTATTAggctgatactgatactctTGTGTGTGTTAGTGTACCACATGTGGAGCGGAGGATGCGCACGAACGGAGAGATTGTCCAGTTGGTCTGGTATGTTTCGGTTGTGGTGGACGTGGCCATAGGAAGCAAGATTGTCCCGACCCCGTATCTAGATCTTCGAGGAGGACGGGATGCGATAGGTGTGGAAGTAGGGATCATACGGAAAATGTGGGTACACCTATAAAACATAATCGAAAACTATCGTTTCTCAGAAAGTGTCATTGACATGTACCATTGAGACAGACCTGCCATACTCTATGGAGAGTTTATTCCTATTTATCCACCGATGCTAGAGCCGACATCATCCGAGATAAGATGAGTGCTGAGGGCTGGGAGAAAGAAGCGATAGGCGGTAGAGCCTCTGAGGAGTGGTGTTACAATTGTGCCAGGGAGGGCCATCTaggtgatgtgagtgtattcGTCAACtaaatcttcatccttgcGATCTCTGTCTCTCTTCCCCGCTTCATCTGGTGTCTCGCCTCCTTCTCCGAATCTCGCCCGCCCGGACCCCACCTTATACATTTCCTCTTTACCCTCTTTCACCCCGGCTTCACCatatcttttctcttccttctctttctaTATCTCAGCTGTTACTCGATCGTACAAGATATTGATTCCCTGTATAGGACTGCTCAAAACGTCGTGGCTCCCTAGCCCGTCTCACCGTCCCCTCAGCATTCTCGCATGAGATGTCCTCTCGCGGACCATTTTTTACCACGTCTTCAAGACGCAATGCAGATTTGCCTCCACCTACACATTCCAGGTTTGACGACGAcggagatcaagatgattatgataaTTTACCATTCATCTCTGGAGGATATAAGAATTTCGGAGGTTCAAGTGCAGGTAGGAAAacgagggagaaagagaaagctagACAGATGCAAATAGACAGAGAAAGACACTttggtggtggcggtgggTCGGATGATGAACCTTCATGGTTTGATCAGTCTAGAAATTTcagaggtggaggtgggCTGAATATCAGAAGTAGAGGAGGAGCATATTCTACACCTAACAATAGGGATAGGGGTAGAAGACCTTGGGATTCAGAGTATcgtgaaagagaaagagatccACGTCATTCTAGTCATGGTCAAAGGaatagatcaagatcaccgccacctcgaccaccttcTAATAGGAAACCGAATGATACTAGCAATAGCAATAACAATAGGAATGGGACGATGCCTTTCTCACATGGGCATCTAATGGATCAGAACGGAAACGGAAGTAGTGTACCTTCCTCGGCACCTGCTAAAGTCATTTCATTTGGGAAATTATCGGAACCTGGTACCAGAAATAACAATGGTGCCAaggaattgatcaatcgtgcgttgggtggtggaggtggttttCAGTCGACACCAACTGGGAAGAACCGCAAGGGtaatggaagtggaaatggaagtTCATTGATAAAGACCCCTGTCGTTGAAATTCCTACACCAGGTTCATCATCGAGATCAGGAAGAAAGCGAAAAGCCAAAGGGGGAGGATCGGGATCAGAGAAAGATTGGGAAAGTGAATGGCGAagtaatgggaatggaggagGTAAAGTTGATAATTGGGGTAAAGAACTAGACCAAGTCAGAAAAGCTGAAAATGGTGGAATCAAAATAAAGGGAAAGAGTGGAGAGATGAATGCTGCGTTGGGTGGGAGACATAACGTATCTCTACCGGCTAGACCTGCTACGCCCAATACtggtgggaaagggaaagggaagagtaAAAGTAAAAACAAGGGAAAGGGGGAcgaaggtgggaaaggtCAAGGTGCTAGAGCAGGAGGGACTGGACAGAGATATCATGGTGGATATGATTAAGTACATCAAAACATTCTATCACGGTGTGTATGCGCATTCAGCATCATAACATAGGATTTGGTATCTCTTGTATACAGTGCGAAGATATAGATGTTATGCAGTACGCACGTTGTTCAGGCTGCTTTCTATTGTAACGTGACTGCGTCTGCAATGGAACAATATTACTGGAGAAGGCTTCTTGATTATTGAGAACAATAGATCTCCAGGATTATTCATTTCTTTGTTCTGTTGTTGATCATACAAAACCAAAAACCATACTGTACAATACTAACAACCTGTTGAGAGATTATACAAACCCAATCGTGAATAAGAAAAACGAAACCGAAGGGAAACATACAAAAGTAATTTTACAAGTGCGGTAAATGAATAACTTTAGTTTTACCAGATCAGATGAGATATACaacagaaagaaagaaagaaagaaggattaAACCAAACATAAAAAAGCAGAGATCAAAATGGGTCCAGATTAATTGATGTAATTTAAATTCCATTCGTTTGGTACCCGTCATCAGCTATCCCTTGTACATCCCCCCGTCTCCGAGATCTGCTCAGAATTTAACCCCCAATTACCTCTCCACCACGCATCAACCCCATGTGATCCCCAGCCTCTTTGCTCACTCAGATTCCTCGTCGACCTAGCAGAAGGAGGAGTAGTGGGTGTACTCAACAATGACAAGGACGTCGAGGAAGGGGTGTCGGAGGACGAGGTCGaggaggacgatgaggatgaggatgatggaaaCCGCTGTTCGATGTAATAAAGTTGAGCAGCGTTTTGCTTCTCCCTCTCGGTCGATTGACGCTGGTTGAGGGCTTTTCGGAGGGCGAGGAGGTCGGAGAGATGGGTGTGACGGGAGTTTTCCATGTGCCCTAAAAATTACAAACTATCCATATCAACCTTCTGGACTGTGAAGAATGAATAGGAGGAGCCACTTACACCCATTAGCACAGAATCTCGTTTCTCTAGGGTTGGATACCCAGTTACCGCACCTGTCCCCATCGGCATTGATAGCCTGACATGAGTGCTATGTATCACAGATGATTGAATTAATGTCAGCTATCGTCATCTTGTCATTCAGCGAAtagatcaaaggaaggtaTGAGTGGCAATTGTATGGTATGTTATAGATGTGTGTGGCAAACATCCGACCAAGACGCGTCGATTTGGGGTGGATGATACAGCTGTGTAAAAgagagatcactcacattggtGCAGTAGAGGCTTCCAGAAGATTGTGGACGTTGGCATGCACCGAGAGGTCGGACGTTGCACTATTAGGAAAAGTCAATTGTCAGTATGTGTATATTTCGGGTTTGTCGAGATaaacagaagaaaggaagaacatGAGTGTTATATAGATAAGTCGTGTATGACCCGAGGCATGgctttgatgatcatgaCGAAGGCGATTATAATAATAACGAGATGGACATGATTGTTGACTTGCCACAGGGTGACAAGACCTTTAATCAATAGATGaaatgatcactcactatcTGTCCAGCCAAcctctcaacatcctccatcgtcatcttcctcaccttcttctctttccccttgCCCTTGTCTCCCTGAGCACCGATAGGAGCAGCGGCAGTAGCTGTGgcgatctcttcctcattgaTAGTAGTTGGAAGAGCAGGTTGAGCTTGGCGtcgggaagaggaagcttCAGGATGGGCGTGAGTGGTGGCGGCGAGTGATGAAGGTCGATAGTATGACATTGTTGAATTCGAAGGTAAATTATGATaatcaggaagaagatgggtatgatttgagaatgaaagaattATCAGATAGGTTTAGAGCTATCAAGATGGCTGATAGATAAGAAGATAGTTTGTAGATTGACGATTGGTGAGAAGGTAAATCACTTTTTAAGGGGTTGAGTATCGGTTTAAGTATTGTTTGGTTCCAATTTAAAAGATGGCAGATACTGTAGGTATGAGTACGAATACTAAAGGGATAGATGAAACACGTTGAGtgatgaggaaagaagtaACAAGTCAGCAGGTCATTCATGTTTGTCTATTTGCAATTAGAATGCAATGCACTGTGTGTCTACCGTATCTGCCTCCGAATATAGAGGAATAGAACGATATCGGATTTCGGTGAAATCGGGAGACCAGTAAAAgtagaggtgaaggaggaaaaggaatACACATACCCCTTGTACACCAAATTGGACGATCGATAAAAGGACAAAGGAGTTGGTATGGGTTGTGGGGAAAGATACGTTTATGTTTATCtttgaagaaagaaggtctTTATCCTTCTATCGAATATTGAAAGGGATGGTATCGCAATAAGTATAATTGAAGATGACTTCTGGGTTTAAGGGGTTGCGAATTGAGCGGGTTAATGGATGTGGGGTAAGTGATTTGTCCAAGTTCTTGACCTGCGATGTGAAGGAAGGTAGACTTGACGACGACCAAAAAATGAAAGGGATCACTTCCTTATATATCTTGTATCCTACCTTGATCCTTATCTCCACAGTTACTCGATAAGTCAACTCCCCTTCGAAAGGTACTCATGCTGTATTTCACCCTAAAAGGTCTCAGATCATTTTTTTCATCGTTTCTCCTGTTGCGAAAGGAGGACGAAACATGTTTAATTATGTTTAGCGCCATGGTATGATTGCATTGACCAACAAACAGTGAAAATGCCGCTTCCCCTCTTCTACCTGATGCTATGGTGACTGCGGAATAGATAGAGCAAAAGTCTGGAATCA
Coding sequences:
- a CDS encoding isoleucine-tRNA ligase — its product is MSFPAHDPSKPISIPKTEENVLKYWTDIDAFKTSQKLSEGKPEYSFYDGPPFATGKPHYGHLLAGTIKDIVTRHAHSTGHHVERRFGWDTHGLPVEHEIDKTLNIKGKEDVMAMGIDKYNAACREIVMRYSGEWKSTVERMGRWIDFDTGYKTLDPTFMESVWWVFGQLWQKGQVYRGLRVMPYSTGCTTPLSNFEAGEDYRMTSDPAVTVTFPLVDDPSTSLLAWTTTPYTLPSNLGLCVHPDFTYIKIYDYERDQNFILLESLLGTVYKELAGGKKDAKKDKDAKPKFKKVGQFVGKDMVGWRYIPMFDHFTEQYEDRAFRVLSDTYVTDTSGTGIVHQAPAFGEDDHRIAVAHNVVRDDEIPPCPIDESGKFTAEVPEYQGKHVKEADPIIIKELQKKGRLIVRSDIMHSYPFCWRSGTPLIYRAIPSWFVRVANISDKLVSNNEKTRWVPANVGEGRFGGWIRNARDWNISRNRYWGTPIPLWVSEDYEEIVAVSSIAELEKLSGVTGIKDLHRESIDNIEIPSQQGKGKLRRIEEVFDCWFESGSMPYAQSHYPFENQDRFQKSYPADFVSEGIDQTRGWFYTLLVLGTHLYDTAPWKNLIVTGLVLAADGKKMSKKLKNYPDPMEVVNKYGADCVRLFLVNSPVVRADNLRFREEGVREILANVILKWINSLNFYLGQAELFERTTGEKFVYDHDAPKSSNVMDRWILATCQTLIQHVDTEMGAYRLYTVIPRLLDFIADLTNWYIRFNRTRLKGIGGVEDTRAALNTLYEALYTLCLTMSSFTPFTSETVYQALRPTSPAPKDTSQDVRSIHFLPFPSVRQEYFDLVIERQVKRMRAVIDLGRLIRDRKTLKVKIPLKELVIFHHDQEYLDDVKSLESYIAAELNVVNIVYTTDESKTGIKYRATADWPTLGKKLRKDLGKVRSHLPKMTTEECKQYVNEGKVSVNGVELVEGDLIVTRFAEVNSEDNKFDTASDNDVIIVLDIQRHPELETLALLRSLTSRVNKLRKEAGLKPSDKVEIYYTVDENEQDYLKPAIAQQEEYLLKTLGNVPVELSQKSNDKEIIETEKRSKDSEDLAENERFVLSLALV